CATGCCGGGGCACGCCGCCGTCCCATACCCTCGACGTTAGGAAGGGTATCCAGATTTGGGCGATGCCCGCACGGGCGTAGGACAACGCGCGGCGCTCAATTTCGTCTATCCCGATTGGGGTGTGTTGCAGTTCAAAGGCGATTTGCAGCCCCTTCGGCGACCAAGCCATAACGTCGGCGCGTCGGTCGCCCGGCAAAGTGTTAACAACGAATTCAAGTTCTGCCCGCAGGCCGCGTTCTTTGAGTGCGGCGGCAACTATGACTTTCGATTCCATGTGCGCACGGGTTTCGCCCTTTACCCAAGTGCAGGTTATCGGCGGCTTGTGGGCAAAGTGGTGAACGACCTTCCGGCCTTTCTTCAATACGACTTCGCCCCTGCACTTCGGGCAATGATAAGTAGGGCCGCGTTCCGCTGTGAAAGCGTCAATTCGGTTTCCATCACTTTCGGCTATAAGCATCGCTACCCCTACATATCGAATACGACGGGTATGTAAGCACAAAACATGCTGCGAACGTCAAAAAGAAACCCCGGCTGCGACGGTGAACGCAAACCGGGGTCAGTTGCCCTTGGCACTTAGGGAACCGGGCGTGTCCGAGCGCCGCGCCTGTCGCGCACTCAGGTAAAACGCAGACTATCCCAAGCAAGCGGATCAGTGGTCTCTTCGGAGACGTTCGACCATCTGCTTGAACCCTCGCGCCTCGGCATGCTGAAGCGGCGTGACGCCATCGCGATCGGCCAGCCAACGGTCGGCACCTGCGGACAGGAGCGCGTCGAGCACCGCCTGGTGATCCGGGCCGCCATCACCAAGAACAACCGCTTCCATCACGGCGGTCCAGTGCAGGTTGTTGATGTGATCGAGCGGTGCGCCGGCGTCGATCAGGCGCCGGACCACCTCGGCATGGCCAAGATGGGCTGCGGCAATCAGCGCGGTGCCAAGGTAGGGGCTGGTGACGAGGCCCGGATCGTTGCCCAGTTCAATCGCGAGCGACATCAGTTCGGGGTCGTCCACCACCGCGGCAATGGTCACCACATCATAGGCTTGGTGTTCGAGCGCATTCATGTCGGCACCGGCTTCGGCCAGAGCGCGCAGCGCGTCATCCTCGGAGGCGAAGGCGGCGACATGCGCCGGCGTGCGGCCCCGAGAGTCACGGGCATCGACGTCGGCGCCCTCCGCGACCAGCTGCGCGATCCTGGCGACATCGCCCTCATGCGCGGCCCGGAAAAGACCGTCATAGGCGGCGACTTCGCTCGGCGAAGGGGCGGTTTGTGCCGCAACCGGGCCGGCAAGTCCGACGAGGAGGGCAATCAGGGGAAGGCGGCGCATGGGTCTACCTTTCTTGGGGTGATCGTGAGGAAGGGCCCGCGCCTCACGCGCGGAGCCCGTCCGACTTATTCGGCGCCGATCGCGTCGAGACCGACACGGGCGCAATCCGCATCGATCGCACCCGACGGTGCGCCGCCGACGCCGATGCCACCCACGAGCGCACCACCGATCCGGATCGGCAAGCCGCCGGTCTGGATCACGAGACGCGGATCCATGTCGCGCAGGCCGTTGTTCTGGGTGTTGCCGGAGATGAATTCGGCCAGCCCGGCGGTGTCGCGACCCAGACCGGCCGAGGTGAAGGCCTTGCCGGTCGCGCTCGACGCGGTGTGCGGGCCGGAATTGTCGGCCTTCAGAAGCGCCTTGGTGTTGCCGTCTCGGGCGACGATGGCAACGCTGACGCTGTGACCTTCAGTGGCACAGGCCTCGAGGGCCGCATTTGCAGCGTCAGTCGCCATGGCGAGCGGCAAATAGGGGCTGGTCGGCAGGTCCTGCGCCACGGCGGCCGCGGGCACGGCGAGAGCGGCGAGAAGAGCGGTCGTTCTGAGCATGTGGGTTCTCCTTTGCTGGTGACAGGGAGAAGCCTACGCCGTCTCTGGTCCTCGCCCCATTCGTAGGCCGGTCCGACGCCTCCGTAGAACTACCGAGTGCTCTCGGCCTCGATCCAGAGACGCGTCATCTCGGCCGGCGAGGTCGTGCCGAGCTTGGCCCCGATCGCCGCGCGATGGCTTTCCACCGTCCGGGGCGAGACATCGAGCGCTCCGGCGATGTCACGCGTCGCGAAGCCGCGCGCGACGAGCGACAGGACTTCGCGCTCGCGCGGTGTCAGCCCGGATAGCAGCGCCATCGTTTCGCGGCGCTCGGCATCGGCTTCGGCGGTTTTGCCAAGCGCCACCTGGCCCTTCTGGATGGCGTCGATCAGGTCCTGTTCGTCCACCGGTTTCGACAGGAAGTCGATGGCGCCGTTGCGGAACGCCTTGCGGCAGGCGTCAATGTCGCCATGGCCCGAAATCACTACTGTCGGCCAAGCCACGCCACTGGCGGTCAGGCGTTCCTGCAGCTTCAACCCGGATATCGCGGGCATCCGGATATCGAGGATCAGGCAGCCCGGATCGAGCTTTGGCAGGGCCGACAAGAAATCCTCGGGACCGGCAAAGGTCCTGACCTGGATCCCAACCGTCGAGAGAAGCAGCGAAAGCGCGTCCCGGACCGCTGCGTCGTCGTCGACCAGATAGACCGGGGCCGTCATTCCGCAGCCTCCTGGGCCTCGCGGACCAGCGGCAGGCTGATCCTGAACCGTGCGCCCTCGCGGGTTTCGATCACCGTCAGATCGCCACCGGCGCGCTCGACCAGGCGATGGCTGAGCGCGAGGCCGAGGCCCGTTCCGCTTTCCCGTGTCGTCACGAAGGGCGTGAACAGACGGTCCCGCACGTCCGGCCGGATGCCGGGACCGGTGTCG
This sequence is a window from Thalassococcus arenae. Protein-coding genes within it:
- a CDS encoding response regulator transcription factor; the protein is MTAPVYLVDDDAAVRDALSLLLSTVGIQVRTFAGPEDFLSALPKLDPGCLILDIRMPAISGLKLQERLTASGVAWPTVVISGHGDIDACRKAFRNGAIDFLSKPVDEQDLIDAIQKGQVALGKTAEADAERRETMALLSGLTPREREVLSLVARGFATRDIAGALDVSPRTVESHRAAIGAKLGTTSPAEMTRLWIEAESTR
- a CDS encoding competence protein CoiA; protein product: MLIAESDGNRIDAFTAERGPTYHCPKCRGEVVLKKGRKVVHHFAHKPPITCTWVKGETRAHMESKVIVAAALKERGLRAELEFVVNTLPGDRRADVMAWSPKGLQIAFELQHTPIGIDEIERRALSYARAGIAQIWIPFLTSRVWDGGVPRHGGWFVERYSPRHFERWVHGFNGKNGMWMYDPNDKAFWLGRLTGHQTYVEESTWFLEGGEENYSGGFWKYSKRFKELTLEGPFKAEDLLIAVSKRRAFSTSRYHWPAARIANLTPSKP
- a CDS encoding GlcG/HbpS family heme-binding protein yields the protein MLRTTALLAALAVPAAAVAQDLPTSPYLPLAMATDAANAALEACATEGHSVSVAIVARDGNTKALLKADNSGPHTASSATGKAFTSAGLGRDTAGLAEFISGNTQNNGLRDMDPRLVIQTGGLPIRIGGALVGGIGVGGAPSGAIDADCARVGLDAIGAE
- a CDS encoding ankyrin repeat domain-containing protein, which produces MRRLPLIALLVGLAGPVAAQTAPSPSEVAAYDGLFRAAHEGDVARIAQLVAEGADVDARDSRGRTPAHVAAFASEDDALRALAEAGADMNALEHQAYDVVTIAAVVDDPELMSLAIELGNDPGLVTSPYLGTALIAAAHLGHAEVVRRLIDAGAPLDHINNLHWTAVMEAVVLGDGGPDHQAVLDALLSAGADRWLADRDGVTPLQHAEARGFKQMVERLRRDH